In Corynebacterium guangdongense, one DNA window encodes the following:
- a CDS encoding FAD-binding oxidoreductase: MTLKTDKHLATLTEELREAARRFQDIVGIDAVLIAPEDVKEFCDPYAGEEEQRFRPSFVVQPDSVDQVQQIVSTAAELGIHLWTSSTGRNYGYGGSAPVVSGSVVLNFRRMNKVLEINEEAGYALIEPGVRFFDLYEAIKAGGHKLWISVPDLGWGSVTGNALDHGYGYTVLGDNASAVCGMEVVLADGQVVRTGFGAIPGSPMWQRHRRGFGPALDSLFMQSNMGIVTKLGIWLMPEPESFTTGSVICADEARIPDLIDALRPLVMDGTIQGHPLITSAPEPPEGQRPHPMDDTSTGSALYKLAATLPPGRINARIAFYGAPSVNDAKEQILREAVQDIPGVTVDLRTYPGTAGAEDIHPLDLVPAGVPNMFLLDMMHKHFGQNIGHVDFSPVLPFDGQAAAEHEAFVQSVLREEDLVAAFGWIVNPRSLVGVCMIFFDTNDERQAAAARRVAGRMLEFASERGWGEYRAHPDLIDRVVEDYRFNDHALHRLYDRIKVALDPEGVLSPGNHGIWGGGHRPQPALPAV; encoded by the coding sequence ATGACGCTAAAGACAGACAAGCATCTAGCGACCTTAACTGAGGAGCTGCGGGAGGCCGCTCGACGGTTTCAGGACATCGTCGGCATCGACGCCGTGTTGATCGCCCCGGAAGACGTCAAGGAGTTCTGCGACCCTTACGCCGGGGAAGAAGAACAGCGCTTCCGCCCCTCCTTCGTGGTTCAACCGGACTCGGTGGATCAGGTCCAGCAAATCGTGTCCACGGCGGCTGAACTGGGCATTCACCTGTGGACGAGTTCCACCGGGCGCAACTACGGTTACGGCGGTTCCGCCCCGGTGGTCAGCGGGTCGGTCGTACTCAACTTTCGCCGGATGAACAAGGTCCTGGAGATCAACGAGGAAGCCGGGTACGCCCTCATCGAACCCGGGGTCCGGTTCTTTGACCTCTACGAGGCGATCAAGGCCGGCGGCCACAAGCTGTGGATCTCCGTACCGGACCTGGGCTGGGGCTCGGTTACCGGCAACGCCCTTGACCACGGTTACGGCTACACCGTGCTGGGCGACAACGCCTCGGCGGTCTGCGGCATGGAGGTCGTGCTGGCCGACGGGCAGGTCGTACGCACCGGGTTCGGCGCTATCCCGGGAAGTCCGATGTGGCAGCGGCACAGGCGCGGTTTCGGCCCGGCGCTGGACTCATTGTTCATGCAGTCGAATATGGGCATTGTGACCAAACTGGGGATCTGGCTGATGCCCGAGCCGGAATCCTTCACCACCGGTTCGGTCATCTGCGCCGACGAGGCCCGCATCCCGGATCTCATCGACGCGCTGCGCCCCCTGGTCATGGACGGCACCATCCAGGGCCACCCACTGATCACCAGCGCCCCCGAACCGCCGGAGGGCCAGCGCCCGCATCCGATGGACGACACCTCCACCGGCTCGGCGCTGTACAAGCTGGCGGCCACCCTGCCCCCGGGCCGGATCAACGCACGGATCGCCTTCTACGGCGCTCCCTCGGTCAATGACGCCAAGGAGCAGATACTCCGGGAGGCCGTGCAGGATATTCCGGGAGTCACCGTGGACCTGCGGACCTATCCCGGTACCGCCGGTGCCGAGGACATCCATCCCCTGGATCTCGTACCGGCCGGGGTCCCCAACATGTTCCTGCTGGACATGATGCACAAGCACTTCGGCCAGAACATCGGGCATGTCGATTTCTCCCCGGTCCTGCCCTTTGACGGGCAGGCCGCCGCGGAGCATGAGGCCTTCGTCCAGTCAGTTCTGCGCGAGGAGGACCTGGTGGCCGCCTTCGGCTGGATCGTCAATCCCCGCTCCCTGGTGGGGGTGTGCATGATCTTCTTCGACACCAACGATGAGCGGCAGGCCGCCGCCGCGCGCCGGGTGGCGGGCCGGATGCTCGAGTTCGCCTCCGAACGGGGATGGGGAGAATACCGGGCCCACCCCGATCTCATCGACCGAGTCGTGGAGGACTACCGCTTCAACGACCACGCCCTCCACCGGCTCTATGACCGCATCAAGGTCGCCCTCGACCCTGAGGGAGTGCTCTCTCCGGGCAACCACGGCATCTGGGGTGGCGGGCACCGTCCTCAGCCCGCATTACCTGCCGTCTAG
- a CDS encoding NAD(P)H-binding protein, producing MTSPTTGQPRRALVTGATGYVGSQVAAALLEDGWAVRALSRSRAKAEAMAYADAIVPEGETAGAGQLEVVEGDASEREDVARALADVDVAWYLLHSMSGGDFVAAEREMAQTFAEEAAAADVDRIVYLGGLHPAGEELSDHLRSRVEVGEILLNSGVPTAALQAGVVLGDGSSSFTLLRHLSERLPGAIGPIWIGNSITPIAARDAVHFLVAAADLDPGLNRTFDVGGPDTLSYAEMMQRYSRAVGLPPHPIVIAPVATPHLATHWMALITPIGPGLLEPLLGSLLHDTVVKERDLEALVGVPEGGLLSFEEAVRAATADIDTRRWVRLFGTVAGLVAAGALTETALERRSGARPGRLRLAARAGLSFDLAWQTSLVIGDLVEKDRNNDLPAYASLGALAVALQAVRPLAQAPGRPRWLGLLAGAGAALSLGEVVRHTWAHRSQRGVLLTPVAAVAAGELVGAWRR from the coding sequence ATGACCAGCCCCACCACCGGACAACCGCGCCGCGCGCTGGTCACCGGAGCAACCGGCTACGTCGGCAGCCAGGTCGCCGCCGCGCTTCTCGAGGACGGCTGGGCCGTCCGCGCCCTCTCGCGCAGCCGGGCCAAGGCCGAAGCTATGGCCTACGCCGACGCCATCGTCCCGGAGGGGGAAACGGCGGGTGCCGGGCAGCTGGAAGTCGTCGAGGGCGACGCCTCCGAGCGGGAGGACGTCGCCCGCGCGCTGGCCGACGTCGACGTCGCCTGGTACCTGCTGCACTCGATGTCGGGCGGTGATTTCGTGGCCGCCGAGCGCGAGATGGCGCAGACCTTCGCCGAGGAGGCCGCGGCCGCTGACGTTGACCGCATCGTCTACCTCGGTGGGCTCCACCCGGCGGGCGAGGAACTGTCCGACCACCTGCGCTCGCGCGTGGAGGTCGGCGAGATCCTCCTGAACTCCGGGGTGCCCACCGCCGCACTCCAGGCCGGGGTGGTGCTGGGCGACGGCTCCTCCTCCTTCACCCTGCTGCGCCACCTCTCCGAACGCCTCCCCGGCGCCATCGGCCCGATCTGGATCGGCAACAGCATCACCCCGATCGCGGCGAGGGACGCGGTGCACTTCCTCGTCGCCGCCGCCGACCTGGATCCCGGGCTCAACCGCACCTTCGACGTCGGCGGACCCGACACCCTGTCCTACGCCGAGATGATGCAGCGCTACTCCCGCGCCGTCGGCCTGCCGCCGCACCCGATCGTCATCGCCCCGGTGGCCACCCCGCATCTGGCCACGCACTGGATGGCGCTGATCACCCCGATCGGCCCCGGCCTGCTGGAACCGCTGCTGGGTTCGCTGCTGCACGACACGGTGGTCAAGGAACGCGACCTGGAGGCGCTCGTCGGCGTGCCGGAGGGCGGCCTGCTCAGTTTTGAGGAGGCCGTCCGCGCCGCCACCGCCGATATCGACACCCGCCGCTGGGTCCGTCTCTTCGGCACGGTGGCCGGTCTGGTCGCCGCGGGCGCGCTGACGGAGACGGCCCTGGAGCGGCGCAGCGGGGCCCGCCCCGGCCGGCTGCGGCTGGCGGCGCGGGCGGGGCTGAGCTTCGACCTGGCCTGGCAGACCTCGCTGGTGATAGGGGATCTGGTGGAGAAGGACAGGAACAATGACCTGCCGGCCTACGCCTCGCTGGGCGCGCTGGCCGTGGCCCTGCAGGCGGTCCGCCCGCTGGCGCAGGCCCCCGGGCGACCGCGCTGGCTGGGTCTGCTCGCCGGGGCGGGCGCGGCCCTGAGCCTGGGGGAGGTGGTGCGGCACACCTGGGCCCACCGCTCACAGCGCGGGGTGCTGCTGACGCCGGTGGCGGCGGTGGCCGCCGGCGAACTCGTGGGCGCCTGGCGCCGCTAG
- a CDS encoding aldehyde dehydrogenase family protein, translating to MTTTTAPATFAGTETTTHLIAGTWRAGSSERVTADINPWDGSVLTEIRQASTTDVDDAYEAARKAQPAWAALTPAERQAIMYRAAELMEQRRDEIVDWLIAESGSTRSKANLEVTLAVAITRESASFPARTHGRTTQSNTPGKENRVYRVAKGVIGVISPWNFPYHLSIRSVAPALALGNAVVIKPASDTMVTGGIIPARIFEEAGVPAGVISTVAGAGSEIGDHFVTHPVPALISFTGSTPVGRRVGELAINGGPMKQVALELGGNAPLVVLDDADLDAAVQAAAVGSFLHQGQICMAVNRIIVDQSLYEEFLEKFEAAVKNLPVGDPSAEETFIGPVINDSQLDGLKKKIETANREGARTVLAGPVEGRLVHPHIFADVTPDMEIAREEIFGPLVGVLKAQDEEHAAELANDTEFGLSAAVFTTDLDRGAQFGLRIEAGMVQVNDLTVNDEPHVMFGGAKNSGLGRFNGDWAIEEFTTDRWIGVKRG from the coding sequence ATGACCACCACCACTGCCCCCGCCACCTTCGCCGGTACCGAGACCACCACCCATCTGATCGCCGGCACCTGGCGGGCGGGTTCCTCCGAGCGGGTGACCGCCGACATCAATCCCTGGGACGGCTCGGTGCTGACCGAAATCCGCCAGGCCTCCACCACTGACGTCGACGACGCCTACGAAGCCGCCCGCAAGGCCCAGCCCGCCTGGGCCGCGCTCACGCCGGCTGAGCGCCAGGCGATCATGTACCGGGCGGCCGAGCTCATGGAACAGCGCCGCGACGAGATCGTCGACTGGCTGATCGCCGAGTCCGGCTCCACCCGCAGCAAGGCCAACCTCGAGGTCACCCTCGCTGTGGCCATCACCCGGGAATCCGCCTCCTTCCCCGCCCGTACGCACGGACGGACCACGCAGTCGAACACCCCCGGCAAGGAAAACCGCGTCTACCGCGTGGCCAAAGGCGTCATCGGGGTGATCAGCCCGTGGAACTTCCCGTACCACCTGTCCATCCGGTCGGTCGCCCCAGCCCTGGCCCTGGGCAATGCGGTGGTCATCAAGCCCGCCAGCGACACTATGGTCACCGGCGGCATCATCCCCGCCCGCATCTTCGAGGAAGCCGGCGTTCCGGCCGGGGTGATCAGCACCGTGGCCGGCGCGGGCTCCGAGATCGGCGACCACTTCGTGACCCACCCGGTCCCGGCCCTCATCTCCTTCACCGGCTCCACGCCGGTCGGTCGCCGGGTGGGAGAACTGGCCATCAACGGTGGACCCATGAAGCAGGTCGCCCTCGAGCTCGGCGGCAACGCCCCGCTCGTCGTCCTCGACGATGCGGATCTGGATGCCGCCGTCCAGGCCGCGGCGGTGGGCAGTTTCCTCCACCAGGGGCAGATCTGCATGGCCGTCAACCGCATCATCGTCGACCAGTCCCTCTACGAGGAGTTCCTGGAGAAGTTCGAGGCGGCCGTGAAGAACCTGCCGGTCGGCGACCCCTCCGCGGAGGAGACCTTCATCGGTCCGGTCATCAACGACAGCCAGCTCGACGGGCTGAAGAAGAAGATCGAGACGGCGAACCGGGAGGGCGCCCGCACCGTCCTGGCCGGCCCGGTCGAGGGCAGGCTGGTTCACCCGCACATCTTCGCAGACGTCACCCCGGACATGGAGATCGCCAGGGAGGAGATCTTCGGCCCGCTGGTCGGGGTCCTTAAGGCACAGGACGAGGAGCATGCGGCGGAGCTGGCCAATGACACGGAGTTCGGTCTCAGCGCCGCAGTGTTCACCACCGACCTGGACCGGGGCGCCCAGTTCGGCTTGCGCATCGAGGCGGGAATGGTGCAGGTCAACGATCTGACCGTCAATGATGAACCGCACGTCATGTTCGGCGGGGCCAAGAACTCCGGGCTGGGACGCTTCAACGGCGACTGGGCCATCGAGGAATTCACCACCGACCGGTGGATCGGCGTCAAGCGCGGTTAA
- a CDS encoding DUF6308 family protein, which translates to MRYLGLAMPANVLIDILDRRPDDFNTLLARIPRNVDVWNITQEVVDSVRELEYTLRWYSDVAFLTSATIMARKRPRLVPAFDKDVKRAFKAEENKTFMWPLYYAFRTDYGQMVLDNIGR; encoded by the coding sequence GTGCGCTACCTGGGCCTGGCGATGCCGGCGAACGTGCTCATCGACATCCTGGACCGGCGCCCGGACGACTTCAACACGCTGCTGGCCAGGATCCCGCGCAACGTCGACGTCTGGAACATCACCCAGGAGGTGGTGGACTCGGTCCGCGAGCTGGAGTACACGCTGCGCTGGTACAGCGACGTGGCGTTTCTGACCAGCGCCACGATCATGGCGCGCAAGCGGCCGCGGCTGGTGCCGGCCTTCGACAAGGACGTCAAGCGCGCGTTCAAGGCGGAGGAGAACAAGACCTTCATGTGGCCGCTGTACTACGCCTTCCGCACCGACTACGGGCAGATGGTCCTCGACAACATCGGGCGGTGA
- a CDS encoding DUF6308 family protein: MTVETVTFPSILDPANSDRARQHLEDYYGLRLHPRPDLGWRKSRSALESPLKKGSDMSVFGFVGAYYDRWDDREPGASDPHPDTFTADDLGPVRYLGLAMPANVLIDILDRRPDDFNSLLAKIPNDVDVWNITQDVVDAVRELEYTLRWYSDVAFLTSATIMARKRPRLVPAFDKDIKRGFQAEENKTFMWPLYYAFRTDYGKMVLNNLREVMARAGLPRSISVLRAMEVIVWMEHR; encoded by the coding sequence ATGACAGTCGAGACCGTGACGTTCCCCTCCATTCTCGACCCGGCCAACTCCGACCGGGCCCGGCAGCATCTGGAGGACTACTACGGGTTGCGGCTGCACCCGCGGCCGGACCTGGGGTGGCGCAAGTCGCGCTCCGCCCTGGAGTCGCCGCTCAAAAAGGGCTCGGACATGTCGGTATTCGGCTTCGTCGGCGCCTACTACGACCGCTGGGACGACCGGGAGCCGGGGGCCTCGGATCCGCATCCGGACACCTTCACCGCCGACGACCTGGGGCCGGTGCGCTACCTGGGCCTGGCGATGCCGGCCAATGTGCTCATCGACATCCTCGACCGGCGCCCGGACGACTTCAACTCGCTGCTGGCGAAGATCCCGAACGACGTTGACGTCTGGAACATCACCCAGGACGTGGTGGACGCGGTCCGCGAGCTGGAGTACACGCTGCGCTGGTACAGCGACGTGGCCTTCCTGACCAGTGCCACGATCATGGCGCGCAAGCGCCCGCGACTGGTGCCGGCCTTCGACAAGGACATCAAGCGCGGGTTCCAGGCCGAGGAGAACAAGACCTTCATGTGGCCGCTGTACTACGCGTTCCGCACGGACTACGGGAAGATGGTGCTGAACAACCTGCGCGAGGTGATGGCGCGCGCCGGCCTGCCCCGCAGCATCAGCGTGCTGCGCGCGATGGAGGTCATCGTGTGGATGGAGCACCGTTAG
- a CDS encoding CPBP family glutamic-type intramembrane protease: MAGVVLAALFIAGALAVGRIEALAAPVQELLLNASGSAIGLTLVVTLVNGVAEELFFRNTVPRHLPGLNYPLRIAVAVGLYVAVTAAMLVPLLAVAAVAVGLVAHLEVRATGALISAIVMHATWAMGMLLVLPVVLAA, translated from the coding sequence GTGGCCGGGGTCGTGCTGGCCGCGCTGTTCATCGCCGGGGCGCTCGCCGTCGGGCGCATCGAGGCGCTGGCCGCCCCGGTCCAGGAGCTGCTGCTCAACGCCTCGGGCTCGGCGATCGGGCTGACGCTGGTGGTCACCCTGGTCAACGGGGTGGCCGAGGAACTCTTCTTCCGCAACACCGTGCCGCGGCACCTCCCCGGGTTGAACTACCCACTGAGGATCGCCGTCGCGGTCGGTCTGTACGTGGCGGTCACCGCCGCGATGCTGGTGCCGCTGCTGGCGGTGGCCGCCGTGGCGGTGGGGCTTGTCGCCCACCTCGAGGTGCGCGCCACCGGGGCGTTGATCTCGGCGATCGTCATGCACGCCACCTGGGCGATGGGCATGCTCCTCGTACTGCCGGTCGTGCTCGCCGCCTAA
- a CDS encoding carotenoid oxygenase family protein — MWATDNKFLNGPFTPWHEETEAFDLEIIGQIPDDLDGALFRTGSNPRFKPRNTDRYHWFEGDGMVYAVYLRDGKAAYRNKYVMTDALKIEMDAGEAIYSGFVNGGTAPALPEGAPPMKNVPNTNVGVLADRLLVFFEGGLPHQMNPETLSTHGTYDFNGEVPYTCTAHYKLDPDTGNMLFYAYQGNHVTWYEADSHGKIVDTFAFDTRAPSMFHDFAVSKNYAIFFVTPSLFLGPNIPQGKPGVVWDPSATDGGVEIVAMHRTTHKVTTFRMEEAFFATHFFNAYEKGSKIIVEAPRMANHFGTPVERLGTPLHSHEWFDDAIPWRWELDTSTGAVTNQPISHIAGEFPQINPKKTGLEHSFGYFVTTRGVAADTMSDGLAKADLKRETVTVIEGLNDLTNPSEPIFVPREGSEDEEAGYLLSIWWNRATKLSELCIYSTEDFTRTPLARIKLPGRVPFGFHGSWSGRDRIEESLQVLAAESKN, encoded by the coding sequence ATGTGGGCAACCGACAATAAGTTCCTCAACGGCCCGTTCACCCCGTGGCACGAGGAAACCGAGGCCTTTGACCTGGAGATCATCGGCCAGATTCCCGACGACCTGGACGGTGCGCTGTTTCGCACCGGTTCCAACCCCAGGTTCAAACCCCGAAACACCGACCGCTACCACTGGTTCGAGGGCGACGGCATGGTCTACGCCGTCTACCTGCGTGACGGCAAGGCCGCCTACCGCAACAAGTACGTGATGACCGACGCGCTGAAAATCGAGATGGACGCCGGCGAGGCCATCTACTCCGGATTCGTCAACGGAGGCACCGCCCCGGCACTGCCCGAAGGCGCCCCGCCGATGAAAAACGTGCCCAACACCAACGTCGGGGTTCTGGCCGACCGCCTGCTGGTCTTCTTCGAGGGCGGGCTGCCGCACCAGATGAACCCGGAGACGCTGAGCACCCACGGCACCTACGATTTCAACGGGGAGGTGCCCTACACCTGCACGGCGCACTACAAACTCGACCCGGACACCGGCAACATGCTCTTCTACGCCTACCAGGGCAACCACGTCACGTGGTACGAGGCAGACTCCCACGGCAAGATCGTCGACACCTTCGCCTTCGACACCAGGGCACCGTCGATGTTCCACGACTTCGCCGTCAGCAAGAACTACGCCATCTTCTTCGTCACCCCCTCTCTGTTCCTCGGGCCCAACATCCCGCAGGGCAAGCCCGGTGTGGTCTGGGATCCCTCGGCCACCGACGGTGGGGTGGAGATCGTCGCGATGCACCGCACCACGCACAAGGTGACCACCTTCCGCATGGAGGAGGCCTTCTTCGCCACCCACTTCTTCAACGCCTACGAAAAGGGCTCGAAGATCATCGTCGAGGCCCCGCGCATGGCCAACCACTTCGGCACCCCCGTCGAGCGCCTGGGCACCCCGCTACATTCCCACGAGTGGTTCGACGACGCGATCCCGTGGCGCTGGGAGCTCGACACCTCCACCGGTGCCGTCACCAACCAGCCGATCAGCCACATCGCCGGGGAATTCCCGCAGATCAACCCGAAAAAGACCGGCCTGGAGCATTCCTTCGGCTACTTCGTCACCACCCGCGGTGTGGCCGCCGACACCATGAGCGACGGCCTGGCCAAAGCCGATCTCAAGCGTGAGACCGTCACCGTCATCGAGGGGCTCAACGACCTGACCAACCCGTCTGAGCCGATCTTCGTACCGCGAGAGGGCTCCGAGGACGAGGAGGCCGGTTACCTGCTGTCGATCTGGTGGAACCGGGCCACGAAGCTCTCGGAGTTGTGCATCTACTCCACCGAGGACTTCACCCGAACTCCGCTGGCGCGCATCAAGCTTCCCGGCCGGGTGCCCTTCGGCTTCCACGGCAGCTGGTCGGGCCGGGACCGGATCGAAGAATCCCTCCAGGTCCTCGCCGCCGAAAGCAAGAACTAA
- the rfbA gene encoding glucose-1-phosphate thymidylyltransferase RfbA, translated as MKGIILAGGSGTRLYPITQAISKQLMPIYDKPMIYYPLSTLIRAGIREILIITTPDDQAGFRRLLGDGSHLGITLEYAVQPKPEGLAQAFLIGEEFIGEESVALVLGDNIFDGRGFTTTLQSCRDQDGGIVFAYEVSDPERYGVVEFDPETGLAVSIQEKPEHPKSNHAVVGLYFYDNSVVEIAKQITPSARGELEITAVNEEYLRRGQLQVRRMQRGDVWLDTGTIDSMSEASSYVEVLQKRTGQMIGSPEIAAYKAGFIDEGQVRILAEPLTKSGYGKYLLHFVSSQ; from the coding sequence ATGAAGGGCATTATTCTCGCCGGCGGTTCCGGCACGCGTTTGTATCCCATCACGCAGGCGATCTCGAAGCAGCTGATGCCGATCTACGACAAGCCGATGATCTACTACCCGCTGAGCACCCTGATTCGCGCGGGCATCCGGGAAATCCTCATTATCACTACGCCTGACGATCAGGCGGGCTTCAGACGACTGCTCGGCGACGGCTCGCACTTGGGCATAACACTTGAGTACGCCGTCCAGCCGAAGCCGGAGGGGCTGGCCCAGGCCTTTCTCATCGGTGAGGAGTTCATCGGGGAGGAATCCGTGGCCCTGGTGCTCGGCGACAACATCTTCGATGGTCGAGGTTTCACGACCACCCTGCAGTCATGCCGGGACCAGGATGGCGGGATCGTCTTCGCCTACGAGGTCTCGGATCCGGAGCGCTATGGCGTCGTCGAGTTCGATCCCGAGACCGGCCTGGCCGTCTCGATCCAGGAAAAACCCGAGCACCCGAAGTCGAACCACGCGGTGGTGGGCCTCTACTTCTATGACAACAGCGTCGTGGAGATCGCCAAGCAGATCACCCCGAGCGCGCGTGGCGAACTGGAGATCACCGCCGTCAACGAGGAGTATCTACGGCGCGGTCAGCTTCAGGTCAGGAGGATGCAGCGCGGTGACGTGTGGCTGGACACCGGCACCATCGACTCCATGTCGGAGGCCTCGTCGTATGTCGAGGTGCTGCAGAAACGCACCGGCCAGATGATCGGCTCCCCGGAGATTGCGGCCTACAAGGCGGGCTTCATTGACGAAGGGCAGGTGCGGATTCTCGCCGAACCCCTGACAAAGTCCGGCTACGGGAAGTACCTGCTCCATTTTGTTTCGTCGCAGTAA
- a CDS encoding PucR family transcriptional regulator: MNIPHPPQLTWLDDLRASDSPVGLDDLLDTTTVATVRKVLPETVITWALATAAQVADEVEELRRSGSIVVRPETRNIERLACAAGVLTTVASLRSGKPVTQAPDEMRRQVRAAFHRGADLSSIIRFVWSHHARFQEKLLLAQRELAPATGSGAQLQDLHTRMHQILEAYISAIDAEFHHEQDRWQGGAPAQRRALIEEMLAGQEHPDDPESRLGIRLTEPYVFVWLRTADGVMEERQREQVRLLRKQVGDQTGASGGFSQDLADDVLLWCLTYSRDLSAGGENPLRNIRFPAGLRIAVGPVTRGVDRLSQALAGAEQTHRISRHPARPAVGGGASDVLFHEDVRLLSVLNHSEDELADFVGRVLGALADDTAKNADLRRTLLLYLLHGRSRKEAAKRLHISPNTVAYRVEQARDLLGDDCHETSLEMLLALQVLDILPGLTSTEVR; encoded by the coding sequence ATGAACATTCCCCATCCACCGCAGCTGACGTGGCTGGACGATCTCCGGGCAAGTGATTCGCCGGTGGGGCTGGACGATCTTCTCGACACCACGACGGTGGCCACGGTGCGCAAAGTCCTGCCTGAGACGGTGATCACCTGGGCTCTGGCCACCGCGGCCCAGGTCGCTGACGAGGTGGAGGAGCTACGTCGCTCTGGTTCCATCGTGGTCAGGCCGGAGACCCGGAACATCGAGCGCCTGGCGTGTGCGGCCGGGGTGTTGACCACCGTGGCAAGTCTGCGCTCGGGAAAGCCGGTCACGCAAGCGCCGGATGAGATGCGCCGTCAGGTCAGGGCAGCGTTCCATCGGGGGGCGGATCTGTCCTCGATCATCAGGTTCGTGTGGTCCCACCATGCCCGGTTTCAGGAGAAACTGCTCCTGGCCCAGCGCGAGCTCGCCCCCGCCACAGGCAGTGGCGCTCAGCTGCAGGATCTGCACACCAGGATGCACCAGATCCTCGAGGCCTATATTTCGGCCATCGACGCGGAATTCCACCATGAGCAGGACCGCTGGCAGGGTGGGGCGCCCGCCCAGCGGCGGGCCCTAATAGAGGAAATGCTGGCCGGTCAGGAGCACCCCGACGACCCGGAGAGCCGGCTGGGGATCCGCCTGACGGAGCCCTACGTTTTCGTGTGGCTCCGTACCGCGGACGGAGTGATGGAGGAGCGACAGCGGGAGCAGGTGCGTCTGCTCCGCAAGCAGGTGGGTGATCAAACCGGGGCCAGCGGCGGATTCAGTCAGGATTTGGCGGATGACGTCCTCCTGTGGTGCCTGACGTATTCCCGGGACCTGTCGGCGGGGGGAGAGAACCCGCTGAGGAATATCCGCTTTCCCGCGGGCCTCCGAATTGCCGTCGGACCCGTGACAAGGGGGGTGGATAGGCTGTCCCAAGCCCTGGCGGGGGCGGAGCAGACCCACCGGATCTCCCGGCACCCCGCCCGCCCAGCGGTGGGAGGGGGTGCCTCGGACGTGCTCTTCCACGAAGACGTTCGACTGCTGTCAGTGCTGAACCACTCAGAGGACGAGCTGGCGGATTTCGTGGGCCGTGTCCTCGGGGCTCTGGCTGATGACACCGCGAAGAATGCCGATCTTCGGCGCACCCTCCTGCTATACCTGCTGCACGGCCGCAGCCGCAAGGAAGCCGCCAAGCGCCTGCACATCTCCCCCAACACGGTTGCCTACCGGGTGGAGCAGGCCCGGGACCTCCTTGGGGACGACTGTCACGAGACGTCCCTGGAGATGTTGCTGGCGCTGCAGGTTCTCGACATCCTTCCCGGGCTCACCTCCACGGAGGTCCGCTAA